CATATAGTGTGCGTCGTGAAACCTAAGCAACCAGGGGAATAATCAAATAATCCATCTGCCTATTTCTTTGTGGGGTGTTTAAAAAGCACTATCACAGCGGTTAAAGTGATGGTGCTCTAAGTTCAAGTTACATTCCATGGAagtggaggcagggagggagaaatgaccAACCGTGTGGCCTATAAATAGAACATGGTGGTCATACAGGAGAGGTGTAAGGGAAGACACAAACATAGAATGTCATCAACACAAATTATAACAGATAAAACCTTATCAATACCACAAAACCCCCTGAGGTTACCATGGAATATCTTCTCATAAACTCAAGTGAAACAGTAGCAACATTGCTGCGCTGTTGCAGAGCGTAATCAGTGATATTTGTCTCCAAGAGTCATATATTGCTTCAGTGCAAAGAACAGGAACGAGTTCCCAGGTTGTGCGGCAGGCGGGCTGATTATTGGTCAACACTTTTTACCAAGTTGCACTCCTGACATTGAGTTAACAGTCACTGCCATTCCCAACTCTTTAGTAACCAAAACACTTGTACAAATATTCAGGTAGCAGAATTCACTGTAAATGAGTACAGAacctaaaacaaaatgaaagtaaaacaaacagaaatgtaCAAGATGCAATGTAATATAACCAAAAATCACAACTATTgcatagcctacagtataaTACCGCTAAACCATCTTTATGGTATCAGTGCATCTTAATATAGAGGCAACCCAATCATTGAGCAGATTCACAGTAACTACTTTGCATGGACACTTTTGTCTAATTAGTGCAATGCGTTGTAAATGTTAAGGTGTAGAATTACATCATTCAAAATAAAGCCACACAATACAAAATAAGGTTTAAGTATACCTTAAACATAAATCAGACTACACTGCTGCAGATGAAGGGCTAGTTACAAAAACTCCAGTTTGTTTTGAAGGCACCACCCGTTATACTGTTCTCACATTTTGTGAGAGAAACCAACTGAAGCACAGCATTAAAACTGAGAGAGTAGGTCAACACATAGTTTTATGACCAGAGATAAATAATTCTGTAGAGAGCTGAATGTTGCAGAGTTTCCAGTTCATTCCTCTGCCACTTGTGCAGACTTCAGACACCTCTTTATTCTCAGAGCTGTAGAAATAGTGAGCAGACTATCATCAACACGTCTCCCACTCTTACAGTTCAGCTGATGTTTGAGGTGACTGCAGGCCTTCGGTGCATTTACATTGCTCATGAAAGCAACCTCTTTCCCTTTGGATTCAGTAGCAACCTCAAATGGTCAGCCAAGTGCCAAGACACTTTCAAGATTATCATAACAAAGCTCAATAGCTAACTACTAAAATCCAAAAGTGACATAGCAACACAATACATTTTAGTTGATTTCACAATACAGAACATGCATAAAAAGATATTAGTGTAATAAAGAATATCTGATCTGGACATAAGTAACCATAGCTTACATCCTCAGCACAGTTCTCATATCACTGCTGTGATTTGAAAATGACTAACTATAAATGCTTCCCGTGCCCACATGGCACTCAACTGAACACAAAGTGTTAGattaaataaagcaaatgttatGGTCAGTAAGTATCTTTTGCATTACACAtagaaaaacagcaacatacagtacattatgtGTAAAAGAAACAGCTTAAAACCGCTGCTCGTTTTCAGCTGTTTCTCCACATTGATTTTGTTATGCATTGGCTCTAACAAGCAGCCTATTACTCAGTGGAAGACTCAACAGCCCCCAGGCTCAAACTATCACAAATTGTGCGCTATCCTTACTTACCATAAGAgataaaaacattcaaatgacaaatcaaaatTAAAGAGAACAGAGTGGAACACATTCCTCGGCTGTACCTCAGTAAGTACTTTACCATCAATTACATACAGAAGTCACCTCCAATGGATTTCAACAACAAGTGCAGTTTAAGGTTAGAGCCATGGCGGGGCGCTGTTGTATATCCTGCTAGGCAGGCGTGAGCGCCAGATGAGCCTGCTGTGGTAGTGATGGGCCGGTTCTGAGACTCGGCAGACAAGTTTTTAATGATTCTGAAAGATTGCCAGGTCCAATAAGCCAACTAGGTCAGTGTAGTAACCCGTCCCCCCATTAGACTGACCCCAAACATCCCAatgttgctgtctctctgtttctctctctatccgtcTCCTGTCTAGTTCTATGTGTCTAGCTTCTATTCTGTGCTCCAGTACCAATCTAGACCTTTCACTGACTAAATCACctaaactttctctctctttgccaactttttaaaagaaaattcTAATGGACATCCTGACCTACTCCTATTCAGGGGCTTTCTTCTCTGTCTATTACCATTGCGAACAATGtcgctctctatctctattCCTGACAGCTTTGTTCATGGCCTTTTCTACCTTCTACGCCTGTTTCTCCAAGTCTGCCCATGTCTACCTGTCTAACCCTCTCTTTGTACCCTTACTTCCTGTGGACTCCTGGGTCCAtttcccgtctcctctcccttgAGGCCCCCTCTCCCACAAGGTCAGTTGTGGGGATGTTCTGACCCGACAGCCGTCGGGTCAGGGGGGAGAGGCTGTTGGGGTCACGGCCTGGGTCGTCGTCAGGGGAGACGAGCTGCAGAGCCACTTCGTTCTCATAGCAGAATGACGAGCGTGAGCCTTGAATGTACTTATTCTCGACCAACTCTTTAGCGCTGCATGACGGTGTGCTGGGGATCTCGTATGTCCGATGGAATAACGAGTAGTCCACCTGGGAAACgggaagaaggaaagaataAGAGGAAGATCGCTTACTTCACAAGACACATCCTATTTGTGCAGTAAAATCATTTAGCAAATATGCCCCTCCATATTATAGTGAAATAACAGTAGATACCACGTCACTGCAGACACAGCGATAAGGGGCTAAGGATCCATATCTCCCCTGTAAATCTCTCTATCCTCCTTCTCTGACCTGGTAGCAGTCTTTCTTCTCAAAGAGCACTGGTTCGAAGCGGTGTCCCCAGAGGATCTCGGAGGCCAGGTAGGAGCTACGGCACTGTGTGGTCATGGCTGTGGCCTCTACCATGCCTTCTAGGATGACCACCACCTCCAGCTCAGAGTCGCCCTCCAGCATCTTGCGGTCCATCTCGAAGAAGGGCGACTCATCATCGATCTCGTGGACAATTGTCACCGGTGAGACCAAGAAGATGCGGTCGGTGCCAGTGTCAAAACCCACATTGATGTCCATGTTGTCCAGCGGGAGGAACTCTCCCTCCGGTGTCACCCTTGGCTGAGAGCAGGTTGGGaatagagagaatgaaagacaggTTGCTATTAAGTACATCAAATGTTCCACATTACATATTGTGATGTTAAACAATTGATTTTCACATGTAggaaaattattattaaatggaAACTGCAAACGATTTCCAatataaaacagaaacaatagcCAAAGGCAGGTAGGAGATGATCAGAAGTTCTACAATGGACCATGAAAATTAAACAATactgaaaactgaaattgagattATAAAAAAATCTGTGCCAGGATATATGAAAAAGGAGGGTGTTCTTCTAGTGGTTTATCAAAATTCAGATTCACTTGTCCTCACTCAAATGTCCCCAAAAATTCTTAAGTCCACAGgggaaaaacatttaaaaaaaaagttaatttcttacccCAACCTAAAAGCTTAATACTTAGTTATTAAATTTAGCTGAATTTGGCTCCACCAGTCTTCAGTAGTACTCCCCATGCTTAGGCTTATCATTCACCCAAACCTTTTTATGGAGCAATCTCCAGCCTCAGCACTGAGAAATGCATTTCTCTGATCCCCACAAACTTAATCCCATCTGCCCTGAACTTTGATATGGCCATGCTATTAAGAGAGatctaaatgtctgttttaacCTCAATGTTCCACAGATATTGACCCTGTGGACAACTGTggcagcacacacgcacacacacacgcacaaaacatgcacacatgaacacaaacaaggAAACGTGAAATTACCCACATAAGGCGAGACAAATGGGGTAAAGAGGACTATACAGGGAACACAATCAGCCAAACCCACATAGATACgcacaagagaaaatgagatgacGAAGGACAATGGTTCTCAGTTAAAGAATTGTGGGCAAGTTAATCCATGGTAAATCTTCCTAACCCCTGAGGGAGAATAAAACAAGCTCTCATTAACTACGGTCCACAGAATACAGGCCAGATGGTCTCagcgctctctctctactgcaACCCTTTTTTcgctactgctctctctctcgcactagCAGCctatcttttttctctcatcGCTACCTCTGTTTACATTCCCCTGTCTCCTTTTCACCCTCCCCAAACCACTTCCTGACTTTATCTCTCACTATTCATATGGTCAAACAGTGTGCACCTTGCATGTGCATGAGTTGTTGGTCACTATTCTCCTTTTCTCTAAAATGAAATTCTTGTCTCTTTCATCACCACTACACTGTCTgacttctttccttccttcacctAGTCCAACTCCCATCCCCAGCTTCTTACCTTCAGTAGTTGTGCTCGGACATGTGCTTCTACCAGGTGGCTCTTGCGTAGGTTTCCAACCCTCCACATCATACAGAGTTTCCCATCCCTCAGCGCCACCACAGCTGTGTCAGAGAACACCAGTGTCTCGTTGCGCTTCTTGGGCTTGGCAATCTTTGCCATGACCGCCCCGATGATGAAGGCGTCGATGATGCagcccacaatgcactgcaaaacGACCGCCAGCACCGCCAGGGGGCACTCTTCGGTTACACTACGGAATCCGTAACCGATGGATGTCTGCGTCTCCAAGGAGAACAGAAAGGCCGCCATGAAACTGTTCACCTGAAGGAAACACGGCTCCTCAACCACTGCCTCTCTATCAGACTCTCCCCCAGCCCCGGACTCTCCTGTCCCTAGAGAGGCACTTGAACTGGGGGCAAGTCGAATGGAGAGGTCCCCATGCGCGGAGGCGATGAGCCAGAAGGCAAATCCAAAGAGCAGccaggagagaaggaaggagagggtgaAGATGACCAGCATCCAGCGCCAGCGGATGTCCACACAGGTGGTGAAGAGGTCACTGAGGTACCGCTGGCCCCTCTCGCTCATGTTGACGAAGGTGACGTTGCAGCGTCCGTCCTTGCCCACAAAGCGCTGACGGGGCCGGCGGCTTGAGCGCCGGGTGGCTCGGCGGCTGGTAGTGGAGGGGGAAGATAGTGAATCCTGGTCCGACAAGCGGccttccactcttcctcctACACTACGGCCAATCCCACTCCTTAGCCCTGAGCACATTCCTGCTCCTCTCACCCCGccttctgctcctccacctcccccgaCTGACTCTCCCACGGCACTCTGCCTCCGTGCATTGTTGGAGTTGCCCTGTAGAGGTAGAGCTTTGCCATTGCGGGCGTGGGCTGGGGAGGGGCTGGTGGGGCTTCCTGACCCCGCTGGGCTTCCCCCTGCCCTAGCCGTATCTGCAGCACTCTGTGCCAACCTcataacctcctcctcctccaccggcCCATCCACCACAGCACTGAAGCGGCGCTTTACACGCGCCGCTCCCATTAC
The Centroberyx gerrardi isolate f3 chromosome 12, fCenGer3.hap1.cur.20231027, whole genome shotgun sequence genome window above contains:
- the kcnj14 gene encoding ATP-sensitive inward rectifier potassium channel 14, producing the protein MGAARVKRRFSAVVDGPVEEEEVMRLAQSAADTARAGGSPAGSGSPTSPSPAHARNGKALPLQGNSNNARRQSAVGESVGGGGGAEGGVRGAGMCSGLRSGIGRSVGGRVEGRLSDQDSLSSPSTTSRRATRRSSRRPRQRFVGKDGRCNVTFVNMSERGQRYLSDLFTTCVDIRWRWMLVIFTLSFLLSWLLFGFAFWLIASAHGDLSIRLAPSSSASLGTGESGAGGESDREAVVEEPCFLQVNSFMAAFLFSLETQTSIGYGFRSVTEECPLAVLAVVLQCIVGCIIDAFIIGAVMAKIAKPKKRNETLVFSDTAVVALRDGKLCMMWRVGNLRKSHLVEAHVRAQLLKPRVTPEGEFLPLDNMDINVGFDTGTDRIFLVSPVTIVHEIDDESPFFEMDRKMLEGDSELEVVVILEGMVEATAMTTQCRSSYLASEILWGHRFEPVLFEKKDCYQVDYSLFHRTYEIPSTPSCSAKELVENKYIQGSRSSFCYENEVALQLVSPDDDPGRDPNSLSPLTRRLSGQNIPTTDLVGEGASRERRREMDPGVHRK